A window of Eubacteriaceae bacterium ES3 contains these coding sequences:
- a CDS encoding sigma 54-interacting transcriptional regulator, producing the protein MINKMTGNSAIYTFEDIITEDPKMLDLIRYAKKIASIDCCVLITGPSGTGKELFAHALHNESSRAKGPFIALNCAALPADLVESELFGYEAGAFTGAKQGGQTGKIELADGGTLFLDEVGELPLNIQSKLLRVLDNHRIIRLGGKMEKEIDIRIITATNRDLEEDVKNKNFRLDLLHRINTITLVIPPLCERKGDIVLLSQYFLQRLNRENDRKIYTIDERVLAAFSAFDWPGNVRQLQNMMVRSFCISEGSKLSIEDLPDTIRGVEMKAKPIRVPTATSRIEDAEKAAIMEAIENCGGNMTAAARQLSIAKSTLYRKVKHHNIVVEKIFRNK; encoded by the coding sequence ATGATTAACAAAATGACCGGTAACTCAGCGATATATACCTTTGAGGATATCATTACCGAAGACCCCAAAATGCTTGATCTGATCAGGTATGCAAAAAAAATTGCTTCGATCGATTGTTGTGTCTTAATCACTGGTCCCAGTGGTACCGGAAAAGAACTTTTTGCCCATGCTCTGCATAATGAAAGCAGTCGCGCTAAGGGGCCTTTTATCGCCCTTAACTGCGCCGCTCTGCCGGCTGATCTGGTTGAAAGCGAACTTTTTGGCTATGAGGCAGGTGCCTTTACAGGTGCCAAACAGGGAGGGCAAACAGGAAAAATCGAGCTTGCTGATGGCGGGACCCTCTTTTTAGATGAAGTGGGAGAACTGCCGCTTAATATTCAGTCTAAGCTTTTAAGGGTTCTGGATAATCACCGGATTATTCGGTTGGGCGGAAAAATGGAGAAGGAAATTGATATCCGGATTATCACAGCGACTAATCGGGATCTGGAAGAAGATGTAAAAAATAAAAACTTTCGATTGGATTTACTGCATCGGATCAATACCATCACGCTGGTAATTCCTCCTTTGTGCGAGAGAAAAGGTGATATTGTTCTTTTAAGTCAGTATTTTTTACAGCGACTGAACCGGGAAAATGATCGAAAAATATATACAATTGATGAGAGAGTGCTGGCAGCTTTTTCGGCCTTTGATTGGCCGGGAAATGTTCGACAGTTACAGAATATGATGGTTCGTTCTTTTTGTATTAGTGAAGGCTCTAAATTATCAATAGAGGATTTACCCGATACGATAAGAGGAGTGGAGATGAAAGCGAAACCGATTAGAGTACCGACTGCCACCAGTAGAATTGAGGACGCTGAAAAAGCAGCAATTATGGAAGCGATAGAGAACTGTGGTGGTAATATGACGGCTGCAGCCAGACAACTGTCCATTGCTAAATCGACACTCTATCGAAAGGTTAAGCACCACAATATTGTTGTGGAAAAGATTTTTAGAAACAAGTAA
- a CDS encoding AAA family ATPase, with the protein MEDTRIIAFSGKGGVGKTSLAALTVRLLIEEYPEARVLAIDADPAVGLATALGVEVTHTVDDVRKKFVEHVEQGKKREAISFLNEAHYEITDSIVETEKFAFLAIGRPETAGCYCSVNSFLKETISVLTKEFDFVVIDGEAGIEQVNRRVMEKVTDLILVSDASKKGIGVIQTIRDVAKDLGMYNKSGAIINRVKNDTVKGLVDTGDIMVLNFIPEDEDLSMMDVKGNSLLQLDVKALALKGLREALIQINVI; encoded by the coding sequence ATGGAGGATACAAGAATCATCGCCTTTTCAGGAAAAGGCGGTGTGGGAAAAACAAGCCTGGCAGCATTGACCGTTAGGCTTCTCATCGAAGAATATCCTGAGGCCCGGGTTTTGGCAATTGATGCAGACCCAGCTGTAGGTTTAGCAACTGCTCTAGGTGTAGAGGTGACCCATACAGTTGATGATGTCAGAAAGAAATTTGTCGAACATGTAGAGCAGGGAAAAAAGCGCGAAGCAATTTCTTTTTTGAATGAAGCCCATTATGAAATTACCGACAGCATTGTTGAAACGGAAAAATTTGCTTTTTTGGCTATTGGCCGTCCTGAAACCGCCGGTTGTTATTGTTCAGTCAACAGTTTTTTAAAGGAAACCATCAGTGTTTTAACAAAAGAATTTGACTTTGTGGTTATTGATGGAGAGGCGGGTATTGAACAGGTCAATCGCCGGGTGATGGAAAAAGTTACCGATCTGATTCTGGTCAGCGATGCCAGTAAAAAAGGGATCGGAGTCATTCAAACGATCCGGGATGTGGCAAAGGATTTAGGAATGTACAATAAATCTGGTGCAATCATTAATCGGGTCAAAAATGATACGGTTAAAGGCTTGGTTGATACCGGAGATATTATGGTTCTAAATTTTATCCCGGAAGACGAAGACTTGAGTATGATGGATGTTAAGGGAAATAGTCTTTTACAACTGGATGTCAAAGCTTTGGCTTTAAAAGGGCTTAGAGAAGCTTTGATTCAAATAAATGTAATTTAA
- a CDS encoding 2-hydroxyacyl-CoA dehydratase family protein → MKDLKHIHFYTSLLEEANNELVREAKKQGGIAVGYTCYYIPEALLNVGKAFSVRLRAPKTGSLDISQYYMGSLNCSFVRALLERAFEGGYNFLDGFFSSETCQQMNRLVENIYELKLIGNESFYHSIIDAPLKVSPHGTKHYINQIRTRFLEPLRDQFGIDISETAIRKAVEEHNRMCAIFEEISEMKKADNPRITATEFHILNLVSYTCPTSLILPYLEETLVELKKRKPDDKKSYRARVVVVGSEMDDYGFTELMEYCGAYVVADRYCFGSTPGRQQIPVREDEDIVEAVCRFYLESNQCPRFMSQEKIQERRNVVKGLYEDYNADGIIYEQIKFCDYWGYERAVASHVLHEEMGAPTVALDREYSVQASGQLKTRVQAFVESLEIKKIQKEKEEGDKK, encoded by the coding sequence ATGAAAGATCTTAAGCATATCCACTTTTATACTTCTCTGCTGGAAGAGGCCAACAATGAACTGGTCAGAGAAGCAAAAAAGCAGGGTGGAATAGCTGTTGGCTACACTTGTTATTATATTCCAGAAGCACTTTTGAATGTGGGAAAAGCCTTCTCAGTAAGGCTTAGAGCGCCTAAAACAGGAAGTCTTGATATCTCCCAATACTATATGGGGAGCCTAAATTGCTCATTTGTCAGGGCCCTTCTTGAACGGGCCTTTGAAGGCGGCTATAACTTTTTGGACGGCTTTTTTTCCAGTGAAACCTGTCAGCAGATGAATAGACTTGTGGAAAATATTTATGAATTGAAACTGATTGGCAATGAAAGTTTTTATCACTCTATTATTGATGCCCCTTTGAAAGTAAGCCCACATGGAACCAAGCATTACATTAATCAGATTAGAACCAGATTTTTAGAACCCCTGCGCGATCAGTTTGGGATTGATATTTCAGAAACAGCCATTCGTAAAGCAGTAGAAGAGCACAATCGGATGTGTGCTATTTTTGAGGAAATCTCTGAAATGAAAAAAGCTGACAACCCGCGTATTACAGCGACAGAGTTTCATATTCTAAATCTGGTCTCCTATACTTGTCCGACCAGCCTGATTCTGCCTTATCTGGAAGAAACACTGGTTGAACTTAAAAAGAGAAAACCGGATGATAAAAAGAGTTACCGTGCCCGTGTCGTGGTTGTCGGTTCGGAGATGGATGATTACGGCTTTACTGAGCTGATGGAGTACTGTGGCGCCTATGTGGTTGCTGATCGCTACTGCTTTGGATCCACTCCTGGACGTCAGCAGATTCCAGTCAGAGAAGACGAAGATATTGTTGAAGCGGTCTGTCGCTTTTATCTGGAAAGTAATCAGTGTCCCCGTTTTATGTCTCAGGAAAAAATTCAGGAACGTCGGAATGTGGTTAAAGGTCTGTATGAAGATTACAATGCGGACGGAATTATCTACGAGCAGATTAAATTCTGTGACTACTGGGGATATGAACGGGCTGTGGCCTCGCATGTGCTACATGAAGAAATGGGTGCGCCGACAGTCGCTCTGGACCGAGAGTATTCAGTTCAGGCATCCGGCCAGTTAAAGACAAGGGTTCAGGCTTTTGTCGAAAGTCTGGAAATCAAAAAAATTCAGAAAGAAAAAGAAGAGGGGGATAAGAAATGA
- a CDS encoding 2-hydroxyacyl-CoA dehydratase family protein, which yields MTVTSNNLKDNAKLFGEVFSEAIKMEIADYDRKEILSALKTKFDPNKLKPLLTGQVSIKEAVDQYLTGNGLQDIIEDKTGIYKHREWRGPVDTLYDYGKWLELWGILGKWLLKHPVTNVSALLRYRWMAIYLTTPSFFDHNVPGFKGTMLRAGRNNLNTIARLLTANMEELFGADRNINPGNEKAKKYICIDAYMPKLIVAGFAEHQGVLQHLVPHYLPSIIDHRSPEHYLDVTESYGVPADVCGLPSMECGVAIEDDFPNIGCCYISSNMPCDGSIMSSTILDRRFKLPTYVLNTPMRHTREDTQEYAVEELKECIKFMEEHTGETYNYQLLREACERWNEQNALRLEKWEMNATDNPTHYGASNWMYRVFTYQDSSGNPVAIKNDRKVNKIMRKSLGKPRKYPIKPRHRAIVWNTIANMYSALDEWMLNCWGIEAVFQFIENQGHRPIDTSSVDSMLSGVAKVIQEATMRVHSKGGYNAYTDDLWVKVEEYNCDMIVMFDQISCKGPAAVAGLVEEEARRRGIKLVWLKQDLVDARTISRRDMRDQISTYMEAVMNETPLDPTLRDFDDSISW from the coding sequence ATGACAGTGACAAGCAATAATCTGAAGGATAACGCTAAACTTTTCGGTGAAGTTTTTTCGGAAGCGATCAAGATGGAAATAGCCGACTATGATCGTAAAGAGATTTTAAGTGCCTTAAAAACAAAGTTTGATCCCAATAAATTAAAACCATTGCTGACCGGTCAGGTTTCGATTAAAGAAGCGGTAGATCAGTACCTGACCGGAAATGGCCTGCAGGATATCATTGAAGATAAAACTGGAATCTACAAGCACCGAGAGTGGCGGGGTCCGGTAGATACACTTTATGATTACGGAAAATGGCTGGAGTTGTGGGGAATTCTTGGAAAATGGCTGTTAAAGCACCCGGTTACCAATGTTTCAGCCCTGCTGCGTTACCGCTGGATGGCCATCTACCTGACCACACCATCATTTTTTGACCATAATGTACCAGGTTTTAAAGGGACCATGCTTAGGGCAGGTCGGAATAACCTAAATACAATTGCCAGACTGCTGACGGCCAACATGGAAGAGCTTTTCGGTGCCGACCGGAATATCAATCCCGGTAATGAGAAGGCTAAAAAATATATTTGCATCGATGCTTATATGCCAAAACTGATTGTTGCCGGATTTGCGGAACATCAGGGGGTTTTACAGCATCTGGTGCCCCATTACCTGCCTTCAATCATCGATCACCGATCTCCCGAACATTATCTGGATGTTACTGAGAGTTATGGTGTTCCGGCCGATGTCTGCGGTTTGCCATCAATGGAATGTGGAGTAGCGATTGAAGACGACTTTCCAAATATCGGCTGTTGCTATATTTCCTCCAATATGCCCTGTGATGGCTCGATTATGTCAAGTACTATCCTGGATCGCCGTTTTAAGCTGCCTACCTATGTATTGAACACGCCAATGCGGCATACCCGTGAGGATACCCAGGAATATGCGGTAGAGGAGTTAAAAGAATGTATCAAGTTCATGGAAGAACATACCGGCGAAACTTATAACTACCAACTTTTACGGGAAGCCTGTGAACGCTGGAATGAGCAGAATGCTCTGCGCCTGGAAAAATGGGAAATGAACGCTACAGATAATCCGACACACTATGGGGCTTCCAACTGGATGTATCGGGTATTCACTTATCAGGACAGTAGCGGAAATCCGGTAGCCATTAAAAATGACCGCAAGGTTAATAAGATTATGCGAAAAAGTCTGGGCAAGCCAAGAAAATATCCGATAAAACCCCGTCACCGGGCAATTGTCTGGAACACCATTGCCAATATGTACAGTGCCTTGGATGAATGGATGCTAAACTGTTGGGGGATAGAAGCAGTTTTTCAGTTTATTGAAAATCAGGGACATCGACCGATTGACACTTCTTCAGTCGATTCCATGCTGTCTGGAGTCGCGAAGGTTATACAGGAAGCAACCATGAGGGTTCACAGTAAAGGTGGCTATAACGCCTATACGGATGATCTTTGGGTGAAGGTGGAAGAATATAATTGCGACATGATTGTGATGTTTGACCAGATTTCCTGTAAGGGACCGGCAGCAGTTGCTGGTTTAGTCGAGGAAGAGGCCCGCAGAAGAGGTATTAAACTGGTCTGGCTCAAGCAGGATCTGGTTGATGCCCGAACCATTAGTCGTCGGGATATGCGGGATCAGATCAGCACCTATATGGAAGCGGTCATGAATGAAACCCCTCTTGATCCGACGCTTAGAGATTTTGATGACAGTATTAGCTGGTAA
- a CDS encoding acyl-CoA dehydratase activase translates to MSKYFGGCDVGSTYGKCVIINEKGDICGHAIVRSKINPVETANFALTEAMDGIDDLNNVEALSYLVGTGYGRNKVPFADENISEISCHAMGVHVTNPDVTGIIDVGGQDVKGIAVDEDGTVKNFAMNDKCAAGTGKFYEAMARAFEMSLDDFSKLSLTAENVIPITAQCTVFAESEVISLVGDGKPRDEIAAGLQMSIAKRCFVMAKKAGTDGLITMTGGCAKNDGLVHAIEHVLKLKIADLKTDPQLMGALGAAEYARQKGLA, encoded by the coding sequence ATGAGTAAATATTTTGGTGGATGTGATGTTGGATCAACCTACGGGAAATGTGTGATTATTAATGAAAAGGGTGATATTTGCGGACACGCGATTGTGCGCAGTAAAATCAATCCGGTCGAGACAGCAAATTTTGCCCTGACCGAGGCGATGGACGGAATTGATGATTTGAATAACGTTGAAGCCCTTTCTTACCTTGTTGGTACCGGCTATGGCCGTAACAAGGTGCCTTTTGCGGATGAAAACATTTCAGAGATTAGTTGTCATGCTATGGGCGTTCATGTGACCAATCCTGACGTAACCGGTATTATTGATGTTGGCGGCCAGGATGTTAAAGGGATTGCTGTTGATGAAGACGGAACCGTTAAAAATTTTGCCATGAATGATAAATGTGCCGCTGGTACCGGGAAATTCTACGAGGCTATGGCCCGAGCCTTTGAAATGAGTCTGGACGATTTCTCCAAGCTGTCTTTGACCGCTGAAAATGTCATTCCGATTACCGCCCAGTGCACAGTATTTGCTGAATCAGAGGTTATCTCCCTGGTTGGTGACGGAAAACCACGAGATGAGATTGCCGCAGGTTTGCAGATGTCGATTGCCAAACGTTGCTTTGTCATGGCAAAAAAAGCCGGCACCGACGGTCTGATTACAATGACTGGCGGATGTGCTAAAAACGATGGTCTGGTTCATGCCATTGAGCATGTATTAAAGCTTAAAATTGCAGATTTAAAAACTGATCCACAGTTGATGGGTGCTTTGGGCGCTGCCGAATATGCACGACAAAAAGGTTTGGCATAG